A segment of the Chryseobacterium scophthalmum genome:
TTCCAAGAATAATTTCTTGTCTTGAAAACCACCTCTATCGTGATAAAATTTTAAATTTTCATCTACTGATTTCTCAAGATATGCGATGTCACAATTATTAAAACCACGTTCAAAAAAAAGACTATCCTGTTTTTTTAATTCTAAAAATAATGGTGAATTTTTATCGATTTGAGCATTGAAGTTTCCAAAGAAAAAGAAGAGAATAAAAATGCTGATGTTAAGTTTTTTTGTCATTGATTTATTTTTGACAAAGATTCAGAATAAATTGATTATAAGTCAAAAAAAGAACCCGACAAAAACCCGACATTCATCTGTCATATTTACATAATGCTGAAATTCAATTTATAACGGAGACTTTGTCTCTTATCAATTTCGTAAGTATTTCTCAAAATAATGTAAACATTTGTCAAAACTAAGAAAATCATTGTGATCATAACAGATTCTGAACCTAGCTTTAATAATGCAATCAACATAAAAATAATCGGCGAAATAATGGCTAAGAATATTTGAAGTGAAATGATTTGTTTTACAATTTGTGATTTATTTTTTGTGAAAAACATAATCAATAATGGTGGCAAAAAATTAGCAATCGGAAGCCATGCTAATGGAAGTGTGGAAAGATTAATCATTTTGATTAAACCGGAGTTAAAAGCATCGCTATTTTCTGTTACAATAATAATTTTATCAACTGCAATTTCTTCTTTTATCGTCTCAGAAATCAATAAATCTTTTTCAGAAACATCAAGACTTGCAGCAAGCGTTTTTAGTGTATAACCTTTCGGAATTGTACCCGCTTCAATCCGTTGAATTGTTCTTACCGAAATTCCTGACTTTTCAGCTAATTCTTCCTGAGTAAGATTTTGTCTCTCTCTGATTTTTTTTAATTCCGACATTCTTTAAAGTAGATTAAAGCAAATTTAGACATTCAAACATTTATTATTCAAAATTATAAAATCAATTTATCTAAATCTAACAACAGATAATTAATAATCTGATTAATTGTTCGGGTTGCCGACTGCATCTGATTAAGCATTGCCGCACGATTGTGAAGATCATCTGCTCTGTAAAGACCTCCATCTTTGAAAATAACCGATTGATTGGCTTTATTCTGGTCATCATCAAACTGATAGTGCAGCCATCGTTGTTTCATGCTTGAAATAATAGAATGCTGCTCTTTGTTTGAAAATCTCTTTTCAGTGTACATATACCAAATAAAAGGTGGAAAATTGGGAGATTCCAGTCTTTCGTTCCAGATATCTCGCAATAAATTTCTTTGATGTATAAATTCTACTTTTTTACCTTTCGGATTTAAGGTTGCCAAACCAAAACCAGCTCCCAAAGCACCTCCGGAAATATCAATTGCACTGCTCCAACCCTCATCTTTTACAATTCCGCCTGCAATTGAAGCAACAGCTCCGGCAGCAATTGAGTATAAAATGAGTTTATTATTTCTGGAATCATTTAAATTATCAACATAATTTCCAATTTGCGCAACACGTTCACCTTCACAATCGAATTCTGCAGCAACGGCATCTAATTCGGTCAGTGCAATTGTAATTTTGCTGTTGATTTTCATCTTTAATTGCAAAACTTTTACCTGAGAATTTAATGATGAATCTTTCTTCAGTTTTACAATTGCATTCACTTCATCTAAATTATCCAAAGCATTTAAAACCAAAATACTCTGATCAGAAAAAGTACTTTTCAGTTGCTGATTCGCTGCAATGATAGAATCTGAATTATAAGAAGGCAATTTATTTTCATAATTATACTTGAAAGGCGCCTTACAATAGCTGTCTCTCAGTGTAAGAATATTCTGTTTTATCACCTGATTTTTCTTTGAAACACAGGAGGTCAACAAAATAAAAACGGCAAAAATAAAGTAAAGTTTTTTCATTAAAAATTCAATTAAGGGAAATATGAATCTTATTACTAAGATAGCATAAATAAAAAAATCCACCTGAAAACAGATGAATTTTAATTTATTTTTAAGAACAGGATTATTTAATATCCAATAATTCTACCTGAAATACCAAAGTAGAGTTTGGTCCGATTTCTTTGCTGATCTGCTGATCTCCATAAGCCAAATGCGGTGGAATAATCAATCTCCATTTGCTTCCTACAGGCATTAATTGAAGTGCTTCTGTCCATCCCTTGATTACTTTATTCAACGGAAAAGAAGCTGGAGTTCCTCTTTTTACAGAACTGTCGAAAACTTTTCCAGCAATTGTTGTTCCGTGGTAATGGCATTTTACCATAGATTTTGGACCTGGTTTCGGGCCATCACCTTCGGTAATGATTTCGTACTGCAATCCGCTTGGTAACTGCACTACGCTTTCCCTTTTACCATATTCAACCATATATTCCTGACCGTCTTTCAGGTTTTTCTCTGCCAATTCTTTTTTCTTCTTAAATAACAAATCTGCTACTCCCATAATTTTTTTTACAAAGATAGGATTTAAGTTTGGAAGCTGGAAGTTGGAAGTTGGAAGAGCGATTTTTGAGTTAAATAAAATTGGGAAACGAATCAAAACATCTAGCTTCCGGCATCAAACATCCAACATTTTTATCGCTTCTGTTTACAGCACTAAAAACATTAAAAAATGTTTAATATTCTCGTAACGTAAATTAAAAAACTTGGCGTTATCATTGAGTTTTAAAAACTATATGCCAAATCCGTTAAAATATAATAAGAACTTTGAAAAGCTTAGCTATGAAGAAAAACAACTCTTGGAAGAGACCAAAAAGAGCATTGCCGATTTTGTAGAATACTCATCTACGATAAGTGACGTAAATTATGCCACAAGAAATGCCCATGCAAAAACCTATGCTGTTTTGAAAGGTGAACTTATCATCAACAAAGATATTCCGAATGATTTAAAATCTGTTTTTGATAGTGATAAATACGAAATTATTGCAAGATTGTCTAATGCAAACCCAAAGATTAATAAAAACAAAAAAGACTTTCCAGCTTACGGTTTTGCTATTAAAATAAAAGATGATTCGGGGAGAACGATTTCAAATTATCCGTTGGTAAATTTTCCATTGTTTCCGGTGAATTCTGTTTCTGTATTTTTGAAATTGTTTACTTCTGTCAATCGGTTTTTTGTGAAAAAATGGAGCAATTCTTTTTCGGTTTTAAAGCAGATTTACAAAGTTATTCCTTTTACATTAAACCCATCTTTTCTGAAAAACGTTTGGAAGCTTCTTTTAAACAAAAATAATTTCATGCTTTCTTTTGAATATCATTCTGTAGGAACTTATCGTTTTGATGACAAAATGATTAAAATTAAAGTAAGTCCAAAAAATATAGATAAAAATTTCGGTAAAAAATATTCTGTGAAAGAATCTGTTGAAAGCTTTTGCAGAAATCATGATTATTTAGCTGAGGTTTATATTCAATTTTGTTATGATTTGAAAGACCAGCCTATTAATAGACTCAATGTTGAATGGAAAAACTCCCCTTTCATCAAAATTGGAGAAATAAAAATTGAAAAAAACTCGTTACTCAATCCTAAAGGTTGCGAGAATGAACTTCTCTCTTTCAATCCTTTTGAAAGTGCTGAAATCTTTCAGCCAGTCGGAAAAATTCAGAAGCTCAGAGATGAAGCGTATAAAGTTTCTCTGCAGACGAGAAAGAAGATTAATAAGCTGTTGAAATATAAGTAAAGTTGATAGTTGATAGTTGATAGCGAAAATGAGAAATAAAAAAGGCTTTACGATTTGTAAAGCCTTCTATGTTTTAATTTTATTTAGTTATTCTTTTACTTCGTCATCTTCCTTGTCGGGAAACATGATAGAAATAAGTACCGAAAGCACCAAAACTCCACCTACAATTCCTAATGAAACCGGAGATGAGATATGATACCAAGGAGCAATTAACATCTTAACACCAATAAATGCCAAAATAATTGCCAAACCATAAGGTAGCTTGCTGAACATGTGAATGAAGTTTGCCAACAAGAAATATAAAGATCTTAATCCTAAGATTGCAAAAATATTTGATGTATAAAGAATAAACGGATCTTTTGAAATCGCAAAAATCGCAGGAATAGAATCTACTGCAAAAAGAACGTCTGTAAACTCAATTACCCCAACAACAACCAATAAAGGTGTTGCCATTTTAACTCCGTTTTTCACTGTAAAAAACTTGTCGCCATCATAGTTATCTGAAACTTTCCAGAAACTTTTGATCAATTTTGCTCCTGCTGTATTGCTGTAATCTTCATCTTCATCGTCTCCACCGTCACCCCAAGATTTGATTCCCGCATAAATAAGGAATAACCCAAAAAGCGTCATCACAACATTGATTTTCACTGCGTGACCAAAAACATTCATTTCTGGCAAGTAAGTCAAATCAATTAATTCAACTCCTGCAAAAATAAAGATCGCTCTAAAAACAAGCGCCCCGATAATCCCCCAAAATAAAACCTTGTGGTGCAAGAATTTTGGAACTTTAAAGAACCCGAAAACCAATATAAATACGAAGAGATTATCTACAGAAAGTGCCTTCTCAATCCAATATGCAGCTTGATATTGTGTAAATTTTTCTACCGCAATTGCGTGACTTTCCGGAGTGCCATCTGTGTTGAAAACCCAATACACAACTCCAGAAAAAACCATAGACAGCGAGATCCAGACAATTGACCAGATTGTAGCTTCTTTTGAAGAAACCTCATGACTTTTTTTATTGAATACTCCCAAATCGAGAAGCAACATGATAACAACCGTTATCGCAAATCCCCACACCAAACCAGGATGCAGTTCTAAAATATTGTATTTTTCCACGTTAATTCTGTTTATTATATGATAAAAGCAATAGCCGTAAATATACAGGTATTGCTAATTTAAATCTAATTTTCATTTCAATAAAATAATGATTTCAATAAATAGGTTTTGGCTAAAGCCAAAAGAAGATTTCATTATTTAAAACGGGCTAAAGCCCGCTCCTATTGAATAAAATTATTTTACAAATATTTTTGCTGAACGGTCTGTACCGTTTGTTCCAGTTTTTTATCTGAAGTTGCATCTCCGATTGCGTTGAATTTCCATTCACCGTTTCTCTTATAGAAAACTCCCATTACCATTGATACATGTCCGCTGAAAGATTTATCATTGGCAATATCATATTTAGCAAAAACCTCTCTTACGTTTGTTGGAGTTCCTTCGTAAATTCTAATTGATGCAAAAGGAATTGTACCGAAATCCTGACCTCTGTAGCTGTGCAAAACCATTGCTACATGCTCAACAGCAGGATCTAAATTAGAAAAATCTACGGTGATTACTTCGTTGTCTAATCCGTCATCACCATTCACGTCACCCGTTAAATCATCACCACTGTGTTTTACAGAACCGTTTTTAGATTTAAGGTTTCCAAAATAAATTACTTCAGTTGCATTTTTGTTTGAATCATACAAAATGCAGCTTCCGTCTAAGTCTACTGCTTCTTTTGAAGTTCCACCGAAGAAACTTTTCTTCTCGATAGCGCCCCAGTTGATTCCTACGCAAGCCTGGGAAAGTGTAGTCCCGTTTTCTTTAGTAAGGTTTATTCTCTGACCTTTTTGTAAGTTAATAGCCATTATTTCTTTTTGTTTAGTTATTTTTTGAATCTCTGCTTCATTGCTCAATTTTATTTAAACGCAAAGCCCGCAAAGATTTTTGTTAAATCTGTTCTGCATATTTTCGTTCGCAAAGGCATTCCACTCAGCTAAGAAAATTTACATACTTAAAATATAGAGTAGAAAATAAACTTTTTACTTTTTACTTTTTACTTTTTATTTTTTTAATTATTTAAATTTAAATTAAGCATCGCCCGAAGAATATTGGTTTCTTCGTTCACATCAAATATCTTACTCATAATATCAACGCTTTCAATGTTTCTGAGATAATCTTTCAAAACCGCAGTTACATCTGCCGAAAGCTCTTTCTTTCTAAATTCCATTGTTTCGTTGAGGTCTTCATTTTTCCTTTTCAGCTGATTGATGATCGAGATCTGATTAGATTCATTTTCATTCGTATTTAATGATTCTAAATCTTCATCATCTATCAGATACATTTTTTTTTCTTCTACATTAAAGATAAAATGCTCATCAGACTGAAAAATCTTAAACAACTCGTATTCATCTCTTTCAATACGATATCCGCAGACAAAACGCACTTTAAAATTCTGAATATTGAGTTTTCCCAACAATTTTCTTTCGATACAATAATCCTGATACTGGTAAAACGGAGCAGATTGAGGTTTCAGTTTATCCTCATCCACTTCTGTTCTGTAAAATTCTGCTGCATATTTTTTATGAAAATACAGCACGTCATTCCAGTTTAGAGTTGCTCTGTTTTCGGTAAGATCTTTATACAGATTTCTCAGATGTTCAGAAAAAATTCCACTGTAGATCTTCCTGTCGGTTTCAAAACTATCGGTCTTTTTTTCTTCGAAAGAAGCAATGTATCGGTTGTTGATATTAATTTCGTTAATAACAGCCAGCAAATCGTTTTCCTTTTTCTTTTTTATTTTGGTCAACAATTCGATAAGACTGTCGGTATATTGCAGGTGAAAAAGCTCTAATTTATTGAAATCCAACGTCTGATTTTCGTTGAATAAATTATGGATGATATCAGTTTTAATATAAATCGCAATGATATCAACATTTTCAAAGAAATTAGCCAGAAGTTTAAGCCTTGTTAATCTTCTTTTGCTTTGAGACATTATGATCGCAACCTCCTCATTCACCTTTTTACCGTCTTATTACCCTCTGATGTTTGCTTTTAATTCGTGTTCTAAAGTCTGAAGATCCTGATCTAGTTTTCTTCTGCTTTCGGTACCTTGTTTCTGAATCTGTTTTACTTCATTCAAAGTATTGATCAACATTGCAGTTGTTTCTTTCAGGGTTTCAGCAGAAACAATTGTCTGTTCGTTTGCTCTTGCTACATTTCTTGAATTCTGCCCCAAACGTTCTGCATTTTTTCTTAAAATATCTTCAGTTGTTTGCGAAACTTTCTGCTGAATCTCAATATTCTGCTGTTGTCTGTGCATTGCAACTGCCAAAGAAAGCTGATTTTTCCAAACCGGTAAAGTTGTGGTAAGAATTGTCTGTGCTTTTTCAGCAATCGAAACGTTGTTATTTTGCACCAGTCTGATCTGCGGAAGAGACTGCATCATAATTAAACGAACGACCTTCAAATCTGCTAATCTTCTGTCTAATCTGTTGATAAAATCTCTCTTATCAGCAATTTGATAATCAGCAAAATTCTGAACATTCGTTTCCATATCTGCTAATTCTAAAGCCGCTTTCTCCATTCTTAGATTTCCAGCAATCACAAGATCTTCAATTGCTTTAATTGAATTGACATTGCTGTCGAAAATAGTCTGTAAAACTGCATTATCTTTCGTAGAAGTAATGATTCCTGCGTTTACTTTATGCGAAATCTGATCGATATTGCTTGTAATTTTATCGTATTTAGCGAAAAGATTATCAACCTGCGTCAACATCTTTTTCATAAAAGGAATTTTGCTTAAAAAACCTTTTACTCCACCATTATTGATTTCGTCTACGTCGACGTAATTCAATTCAATCAATAAATTATTGATCAATTCTCCAACTTCACCAGAATTTGATCTTCTTACATTACCTAAGAAACTATCACTCTGATTGGCTAAAGTTTTCTGTAATTCTGAACCGAAATTAACGATAGATCCAGGATTGGTTTCGTCAATCGCATTAGCAACCATTTCATATTTTGCGCGATCTGCATCCTGAATCTGATTCAAATTTACATTCCCATCTCTGTCCATCAAAACCGGTGGCGTTGAAGGATTTGCCTGGCTCGGCTGAGACGGCATCGGAGTAGGTTCGAATGTTTTTAAAGGCTCAATTGACTGCAATGATGGGTCAACTGGCTGATTTTGATTATCCATAATAATGATTATTGATACATTGATACAAATTTATCCAGACCGTCTCTCTGGCCGCTTCCTACAGCTTCAAATTTCCATTCTCCGTTTCTGTTGTAGATTCTTCCGAATTCTACTGCTGTTTCGATGGAGAAATCTTCGTCTAATTCATATTTCAAAATCTCTTCATTGGTATCTGTATTGAAAATTCTGATGAAAGAATTTCTTACCTGTCCGAAGTTTTGTCTTCTTGCATCTGCATCGTGAATGGTTACCACAACTGTAATTTCCTGTACTGCAGAATCTATTTTAGTTAAATCTATTTTGATTTGCTCATCATCGCCATCACCGTCACCTGTTAAATTATCACCAGAGTGAACTACCGCTTTATCCGGAGATTCCAGGTTGTTATAAAAAATAAAGTGGTTATCTGAAACCAGTTTTTTGCTGTCGTTTAACAGGAATAAAGAAGCATCTAAATCGAAAGCTCCACCTGTAGATGTATTATTGATATCCCATCCTAAACCGATGGTAAATTTTGGTGCATTTATATTTTCTCTTTGCCCTTTCTGTAAGTTAATTGCCATAATAGATTTCTGTTTGTGTTAAAGTGTTTATGTTATTTTCGTATTCTTTTATTAAATGATAATTGTTACTTATCGCAAGCTCGATTAAATCATCGGTATGTTGTTTTTTTACATTTGAGGTAAGATACTCAAAATTTTCGGAATTTAAACCTAAAATATATTTTACAATTCGCGTATTAAACTGGAAACTTTCTTTAGACATCACCTCTACGACGTCCTCAACATCTTTCACCGTATAATAATTAAAGAAGTTTTCAATTTTAGGATCGATGTCAAAATTGGTCAATTCAGCGTAATACATGAATAGAAAATCTGCGTTTACTGCATATTGATCGAGAATTTTATTTACGGTGTATTCATGACTTCCCGTGATCTTAATATCATCGATAAAAATGCAGAGTTTTTCTCTCAAAAAATCTTTATCTAAATAATAAGTATCATTAGCAATCAGGTTTTTACGGTCTTCAAAACTAAGATTTCCGTAATCTGTAGTGTAGGTATGATTCCTATTGATTTTAGACAACACACTCGACTTTTTTCCTTTTTGAAAAAGATAAAAATCAAGATGTTTTTTAAAGTAAAAACACAAAAAATTTGATGCGGTAGGAATCGCCATGTAAGGACTTGGCAAAACCACAATCTCTTTATCGGTATCTAAAATTTCCTGATGTTGATTGATAAACCCATCAAAAAGTTCTTTC
Coding sequences within it:
- a CDS encoding helix-turn-helix domain-containing protein — translated: MSELKKIRERQNLTQEELAEKSGISVRTIQRIEAGTIPKGYTLKTLAASLDVSEKDLLISETIKEEIAVDKIIIVTENSDAFNSGLIKMINLSTLPLAWLPIANFLPPLLIMFFTKNKSQIVKQIISLQIFLAIISPIIFMLIALLKLGSESVMITMIFLVLTNVYIILRNTYEIDKRQSLRYKLNFSIM
- a CDS encoding FKBP-type peptidyl-prolyl cis-trans isomerase codes for the protein MGVADLLFKKKKELAEKNLKDGQEYMVEYGKRESVVQLPSGLQYEIITEGDGPKPGPKSMVKCHYHGTTIAGKVFDSSVKRGTPASFPLNKVIKGWTEALQLMPVGSKWRLIIPPHLAYGDQQISKEIGPNSTLVFQVELLDIK
- a CDS encoding catalase is translated as MPNPLKYNKNFEKLSYEEKQLLEETKKSIADFVEYSSTISDVNYATRNAHAKTYAVLKGELIINKDIPNDLKSVFDSDKYEIIARLSNANPKINKNKKDFPAYGFAIKIKDDSGRTISNYPLVNFPLFPVNSVSVFLKLFTSVNRFFVKKWSNSFSVLKQIYKVIPFTLNPSFLKNVWKLLLNKNNFMLSFEYHSVGTYRFDDKMIKIKVSPKNIDKNFGKKYSVKESVESFCRNHDYLAEVYIQFCYDLKDQPINRLNVEWKNSPFIKIGEIKIEKNSLLNPKGCENELLSFNPFESAEIFQPVGKIQKLRDEAYKVSLQTRKKINKLLKYK
- a CDS encoding TerC/Alx family metal homeostasis membrane protein, whose translation is MEKYNILELHPGLVWGFAITVVIMLLLDLGVFNKKSHEVSSKEATIWSIVWISLSMVFSGVVYWVFNTDGTPESHAIAVEKFTQYQAAYWIEKALSVDNLFVFILVFGFFKVPKFLHHKVLFWGIIGALVFRAIFIFAGVELIDLTYLPEMNVFGHAVKINVVMTLFGLFLIYAGIKSWGDGGDDEDEDYSNTAGAKLIKSFWKVSDNYDGDKFFTVKNGVKMATPLLVVVGVIEFTDVLFAVDSIPAIFAISKDPFILYTSNIFAILGLRSLYFLLANFIHMFSKLPYGLAIILAFIGVKMLIAPWYHISSPVSLGIVGGVLVLSVLISIMFPDKEDDEVKE
- a CDS encoding TerD family protein — encoded protein: MAINLQKGQRINLTKENGTTLSQACVGINWGAIEKKSFFGGTSKEAVDLDGSCILYDSNKNATEVIYFGNLKSKNGSVKHSGDDLTGDVNGDDGLDNEVITVDFSNLDPAVEHVAMVLHSYRGQDFGTIPFASIRIYEGTPTNVREVFAKYDIANDKSFSGHVSMVMGVFYKRNGEWKFNAIGDATSDKKLEQTVQTVQQKYL
- a CDS encoding toxic anion resistance protein → MDNQNQPVDPSLQSIEPLKTFEPTPMPSQPSQANPSTPPVLMDRDGNVNLNQIQDADRAKYEMVANAIDETNPGSIVNFGSELQKTLANQSDSFLGNVRRSNSGEVGELINNLLIELNYVDVDEINNGGVKGFLSKIPFMKKMLTQVDNLFAKYDKITSNIDQISHKVNAGIITSTKDNAVLQTIFDSNVNSIKAIEDLVIAGNLRMEKAALELADMETNVQNFADYQIADKRDFINRLDRRLADLKVVRLIMMQSLPQIRLVQNNNVSIAEKAQTILTTTLPVWKNQLSLAVAMHRQQQNIEIQQKVSQTTEDILRKNAERLGQNSRNVARANEQTIVSAETLKETTAMLINTLNEVKQIQKQGTESRRKLDQDLQTLEHELKANIRG
- a CDS encoding TerD family protein produces the protein MAINLQKGQRENINAPKFTIGLGWDINNTSTGGAFDLDASLFLLNDSKKLVSDNHFIFYNNLESPDKAVVHSGDNLTGDGDGDDEQIKIDLTKIDSAVQEITVVVTIHDADARRQNFGQVRNSFIRIFNTDTNEEILKYELDEDFSIETAVEFGRIYNRNGEWKFEAVGSGQRDGLDKFVSMYQ
- a CDS encoding phosphoribosyltransferase family protein is translated as MNKRYSLHKIDSAEEFTFSPAEYSYFKYGDKFFAEKFAKELFDGFINQHQEILDTDKEIVVLPSPYMAIPTASNFLCFYFKKHLDFYLFQKGKKSSVLSKINRNHTYTTDYGNLSFEDRKNLIANDTYYLDKDFLREKLCIFIDDIKITGSHEYTVNKILDQYAVNADFLFMYYAELTNFDIDPKIENFFNYYTVKDVEDVVEVMSKESFQFNTRIVKYILGLNSENFEYLTSNVKKQHTDDLIELAISNNYHLIKEYENNINTLTQTEIYYGN